The following coding sequences are from one Kosakonia sp. H02 window:
- a CDS encoding GIY-YIG nuclease family protein: MHTAKPFPMQEEYPQLQTLDPLANAIIEKTVDNVTRKLVAGYRNKNNSRPNASTPDASATVQDTLAATSAQSVLEVANRGANWKELILKTFSHGISSISTMKFDGEFTVKNGKAEGLDKVPDTPGVYVVFDNEGQVRYIGDAAKLQKRWVAGHLNENKQAQRNGESYKLADEFAEGCTVKFISVDSVETAAAIEAHILKTEMPPVNKKEELKYEQGKRSNIEAKKMKESLKNAGTLAVGAAKEAGLNVSWEVLERLVTTMIKALKDEMVDLFITTKAQLKVRLKRFFDRIWQVLSGYLQAPLSILKGIFEFVVNALSQAIGKIYQLAKNIYELGMSVIALMKGAKTVTRDEMIHKASEVIITSGALIFWDALDPLIEAGLTGLFAPLAPFAPYISSLLCAVGFGVTSYYLTQFVPQVLTLIANTEPQFIAEGRKTHQQLLANVEANENLLIELDHYARSSLQLMETTRAQTREMNAEVNKLTRFSIADELTKLQGH, from the coding sequence ATGCATACAGCAAAGCCATTTCCCATGCAGGAAGAGTATCCGCAGTTGCAGACACTTGACCCGTTAGCGAATGCCATCATTGAAAAGACTGTTGATAACGTCACACGAAAACTGGTTGCTGGCTACCGTAATAAAAACAACTCCCGCCCCAACGCCAGCACCCCCGATGCCAGCGCAACGGTGCAGGACACACTGGCCGCTACGTCAGCGCAAAGCGTTCTGGAAGTCGCTAACCGTGGCGCGAACTGGAAGGAGCTGATCCTGAAAACCTTCAGCCATGGCATCTCTTCCATTTCCACCATGAAATTTGATGGCGAATTCACGGTAAAGAACGGCAAAGCGGAAGGTCTGGATAAGGTTCCTGACACCCCCGGCGTGTATGTCGTTTTTGACAATGAAGGGCAGGTCAGATACATCGGCGATGCTGCGAAATTGCAAAAACGCTGGGTTGCGGGGCACCTTAACGAGAACAAACAAGCCCAACGCAATGGTGAAAGCTACAAACTGGCGGACGAGTTCGCCGAAGGTTGCACCGTCAAATTCATTAGCGTCGATTCGGTAGAAACGGCGGCCGCGATAGAAGCACACATCCTCAAAACCGAAATGCCACCGGTGAATAAAAAAGAAGAGCTGAAATACGAGCAGGGTAAACGCTCCAATATTGAAGCGAAAAAGATGAAAGAGTCGCTCAAAAACGCCGGCACACTTGCGGTTGGCGCAGCGAAAGAGGCGGGGCTGAATGTCAGTTGGGAAGTGCTGGAACGTCTGGTGACGACCATGATCAAGGCGTTGAAAGATGAGATGGTCGATCTCTTTATCACCACGAAGGCTCAGCTTAAGGTCAGACTGAAACGCTTTTTTGATCGTATCTGGCAAGTATTGTCTGGCTACCTGCAAGCACCGTTATCGATTCTTAAAGGTATTTTTGAGTTTGTGGTGAATGCACTCAGCCAGGCGATCGGCAAAATTTATCAGTTGGCAAAAAACATCTATGAACTGGGCATGTCCGTCATTGCGCTTATGAAAGGTGCAAAAACGGTGACCCGTGATGAGATGATCCACAAGGCTTCTGAAGTGATCATCACCAGCGGCGCGCTCATCTTTTGGGATGCGCTCGATCCGCTGATTGAAGCCGGGTTAACCGGGTTATTTGCGCCACTCGCCCCGTTTGCGCCTTATATTTCCTCCCTGCTTTGCGCAGTCGGCTTTGGCGTGACCAGCTACTATCTCACTCAATTTGTGCCGCAGGTCTTAACGCTGATAGCCAACACCGAACCGCAATTTATTGCCGAGGGACGAAAAACGCATCAACAGCTGTTAGCCAATGTGGAAGCCAATGAAAACCTACTCATCGAACTTGACCATTATGCCCGCTCATCGCTGCAACTGATGGAGACCACGCGCGCCCAGACACGCGAAATGAACGCGGAAGTTAACAAGTTAACGCGTTTTTCAATTGCCGATGAGTTAACAAAATTACAAGGACATTAA
- a CDS encoding metallophosphoesterase, with translation MLIAQLSDIHAAPENDNLVRLHQAIDWLLTVKPDVLVVTGDLTDDGWREGYEAIADELQRLPCRALLLPGNADDKQVMCASLAQFAQRAADAPLHFYELFDGLPVIGVDVTVHGESRGDILPHLAWLDTALRAAPQPAMVFLHQHLFASGIAPLDSAMCDGGPELAQLLARLPHPPLALSCGHVHRPASAMFAGIPAYICGSVCLANPLMLDAQRVPPVTDPTGLMVHDIRAGKCVSHFVSV, from the coding sequence ATGTTAATTGCTCAACTTAGCGATATTCATGCCGCGCCGGAAAATGACAACCTTGTCCGGCTACATCAGGCCATCGACTGGCTTCTCACTGTCAAACCCGATGTGCTGGTGGTAACCGGTGATTTAACCGATGACGGCTGGCGCGAAGGTTACGAGGCAATCGCGGATGAACTCCAGCGATTACCGTGTCGCGCCCTGCTGCTGCCGGGCAATGCCGATGATAAACAGGTGATGTGTGCGAGCCTGGCGCAGTTTGCGCAGCGCGCAGCCGATGCGCCGCTGCACTTTTATGAACTTTTCGACGGCTTGCCCGTGATTGGCGTGGATGTGACGGTTCACGGTGAAAGTCGGGGCGATATTCTGCCGCATCTGGCATGGCTGGACACCGCGCTGCGGGCGGCACCGCAACCGGCGATGGTTTTTTTACATCAGCATCTTTTTGCCAGCGGTATCGCGCCGCTCGATAGCGCGATGTGCGATGGCGGGCCGGAACTTGCGCAGTTGCTCGCACGATTGCCGCATCCGCCGCTGGCGCTGAGTTGCGGGCATGTGCACCGCCCGGCGTCGGCGATGTTTGCCGGGATCCCGGCCTATATTTGTGGATCGGTTTGCCTGGCAAATCCGTTAATGCTGGATGCACAGCGCGTCCCGCCGGTGACCGATCCGACGGGATTGATGGTGCATGACATCCGCGCGGGAAAATGCGTCAGCCATTTTGTGAGTGTGTGA
- a CDS encoding YncE family protein, whose product MSLRHFSPSRLRGTLFLGSLLLAGSFSTHAAEEMLRKAVGKGAYEMAVSQQENALWLATAQSRKTDKGGVIYRLDPSTLEITQAIHSDVKPFGATLNNQTQTLWFGNTTDGAVTAVDAKTGEIKGRVVLDGRKRSETVRPLSPRELVVDETTNTVYITGVGKESVVWVVDGNTLKLKNTIANTGTYSTGLALDSAAKRLYTTNGDGELITIDTGNHSIIDRKKLQDDGKEHFYLNLSLDTAGHRAFVTDSKAADVLVVDTRNGKVMKKIAAPESLAVLFNPTRNEVYATHRNAGKVSVIDAKSYKVVKTFDTPTHPNSLALSPDGNTLYVSVKQASTREKEATQPDDVIRIAL is encoded by the coding sequence ATGTCTTTACGTCATTTTTCCCCATCGCGTCTGCGCGGTACGTTATTCCTCGGTTCTTTACTGCTGGCGGGTTCCTTCAGCACCCATGCTGCCGAAGAGATGTTGCGCAAAGCGGTGGGCAAAGGCGCCTATGAAATGGCCGTCAGCCAACAGGAGAACGCCCTGTGGCTGGCGACCGCACAAAGCCGCAAAACTGATAAGGGCGGGGTGATTTACCGTCTTGATCCCAGCACGCTGGAAATCACGCAAGCCATTCACAGCGATGTGAAACCGTTTGGCGCTACCCTCAATAACCAGACTCAGACTTTGTGGTTCGGCAATACCACGGACGGTGCTGTCACGGCGGTGGATGCCAAAACCGGCGAGATCAAAGGGCGCGTGGTGCTGGATGGGCGAAAACGCTCTGAAACGGTGCGCCCGCTCAGCCCGCGCGAACTGGTGGTTGATGAAACGACCAATACCGTTTACATCACCGGCGTGGGAAAAGAGAGCGTGGTCTGGGTGGTTGATGGCAACACGCTGAAGCTTAAAAACACTATCGCTAATACCGGCACTTACAGCACCGGCCTGGCTCTCGATTCTGCCGCGAAGCGTCTTTATACCACCAACGGCGACGGCGAATTGATCACTATCGATACCGGCAATCACAGCATTATCGACAGGAAAAAATTGCAGGATGACGGTAAAGAGCATTTCTACCTGAACCTGAGTCTCGACACCGCGGGTCATCGCGCTTTTGTGACGGACTCAAAAGCGGCAGACGTGCTGGTGGTGGATACCCGTAACGGCAAGGTAATGAAAAAAATCGCGGCGCCTGAATCGTTAGCGGTGCTGTTTAACCCGACGCGTAACGAAGTGTATGCCACGCATCGCAACGCCGGCAAAGTGAGCGTTATCGATGCCAAAAGCTACAAAGTAGTGAAAACCTTTGACACGCCAACCCATCCGAACAGCCTGGCGCTGTCGCCCGATGGCAACACGTTATATGTCAGTGTGAAACAGGCATCAACCCGTGAAAAAGAAGCCACCCAGCCGGACGATGTTATCCGTATTGCGCTGTAA
- the pqqU gene encoding TonB-dependent receptor PqqU produces MKIFSVTKATLPVLLLPVALSTSVYAANNEQTMIVSATPQAVSELDSPAAVSVVQGDDIRQATPRVNLSESLGSVPGLQVQNRQNYAQDLQLSIRGFGSRSTYGVRGIRLYVDGIPATMPDGQGQTSNIDLNSVESIDVLRGPFSALYGNASGGVMNVTTETGREPATVEASSYYGSFGSWRYGLKATGAMGDGTHAGDVDYTASSTRFVTHGYRDRSGARKNLANAKLGVRIDDVSKLSLIFNSVDIKADDAGGLTRSEWQDNPRQSPRAEQYHTRKTIKQTQAGLRYERQLSDQDDLSVMMYAGERETTQYQSIPRAPQLNPSHAGGVIDLTRHYQGIDTRWTHRGELGVPVTFTGGLNYENMNEARKGYENFVMNGTTPEYGQKGSLRRNERNLMWNVDPYLQTAWQLTDKLSLDAGVRYSSVWFDSNDHYVTAGNGDDSGDANYHKWLPAASLKYAVTPAWNVYAAAGRGFETPTINELSYRADGQSGLNFALKPSTNDTVEIGSKTRMGNGLLTAALFRTETSDEIVTDTSSGGRTTYKNAGKTRRQGAEVSLDQQFAGNWRAKASWTYLDATYRSDVCNDSDCNGNRIPGIARNMGFASLGWIPEQGWYAGADVRYMSDIMADDENSAKAPSYTVTGLNTGYKFNYGNWMMDLFGRVDNLFDRKYVGSVIVNESNGRYYEPAPGRNYGVGLSVAYQFE; encoded by the coding sequence ATGAAAATCTTTTCTGTCACAAAGGCCACACTGCCGGTGTTGCTATTACCCGTTGCGTTATCCACCTCTGTTTATGCAGCGAACAATGAACAAACGATGATCGTCAGCGCCACGCCGCAGGCTGTTTCTGAACTCGATAGCCCCGCCGCCGTCAGCGTGGTTCAGGGCGACGATATCCGCCAGGCCACGCCGCGCGTGAATTTGTCTGAATCACTCGGCAGCGTGCCCGGTTTGCAGGTGCAAAACCGCCAGAACTATGCGCAGGATTTGCAGCTCTCTATTCGCGGTTTTGGTTCGCGCTCCACTTACGGTGTGCGCGGCATTCGCCTGTATGTCGATGGCATTCCCGCCACCATGCCGGACGGCCAGGGGCAAACCTCGAATATCGATCTCAACAGTGTGGAAAGCATTGATGTGCTGCGCGGCCCGTTCTCGGCGCTGTACGGTAACGCCTCCGGCGGCGTAATGAACGTCACCACTGAAACCGGGCGCGAACCAGCAACGGTTGAAGCGAGCAGTTATTACGGCAGTTTCGGTAGCTGGCGTTACGGCCTGAAGGCGACTGGCGCAATGGGCGACGGCACGCACGCGGGCGATGTCGATTACACCGCCTCTTCTACCCGTTTTGTTACCCACGGTTATCGCGATCGCAGCGGCGCGCGCAAAAACCTGGCGAATGCCAAACTGGGCGTGCGCATTGATGATGTCAGCAAACTGAGCCTGATTTTTAACAGTGTCGATATTAAAGCTGACGACGCGGGCGGTTTAACCCGGTCGGAATGGCAGGACAACCCGCGCCAGTCGCCGCGCGCTGAGCAGTACCACACGCGCAAAACCATCAAACAAACTCAGGCCGGATTGCGCTATGAGCGCCAGCTCAGCGATCAGGACGATCTCAGCGTGATGATGTACGCCGGGGAGCGCGAAACCACGCAGTATCAGTCCATTCCGCGCGCGCCGCAGCTTAATCCGTCCCATGCCGGCGGCGTGATTGATTTAACCCGCCATTATCAGGGCATCGATACGCGATGGACGCACCGTGGCGAACTGGGCGTGCCAGTGACGTTTACCGGCGGCCTGAACTACGAAAACATGAACGAAGCTCGCAAAGGCTATGAAAACTTCGTTATGAACGGCACGACGCCGGAATACGGCCAGAAAGGCAGTTTGCGCCGTAACGAACGCAACCTGATGTGGAACGTCGATCCCTATCTGCAAACGGCCTGGCAACTGACCGACAAACTGTCGCTCGATGCGGGCGTGCGCTACAGCTCTGTATGGTTTGATTCCAACGACCACTATGTGACAGCAGGAAATGGCGATGACAGCGGTGATGCGAATTACCACAAATGGTTACCGGCGGCCTCGCTGAAATATGCGGTGACCCCGGCGTGGAATGTGTATGCCGCCGCCGGGCGCGGTTTCGAAACGCCGACCATCAATGAACTCTCTTATCGTGCCGACGGGCAAAGCGGGCTGAACTTCGCCCTGAAACCCTCCACCAACGATACGGTCGAAATCGGCAGCAAAACGCGCATGGGTAACGGCTTGCTGACGGCGGCGCTGTTTCGCACTGAAACCAGCGACGAGATTGTGACCGATACCAGCAGCGGCGGTCGCACCACCTATAAAAACGCCGGTAAAACCCGCCGCCAGGGGGCGGAAGTGTCACTGGATCAGCAGTTCGCCGGTAACTGGCGGGCGAAAGCATCATGGACTTACCTGGATGCCACCTATCGCAGCGACGTGTGTAACGACAGCGACTGTAACGGGAACCGCATTCCGGGCATTGCACGCAATATGGGCTTCGCCTCACTGGGTTGGATCCCGGAACAGGGCTGGTATGCCGGGGCGGATGTGCGTTATATGAGCGACATTATGGCGGACGACGAAAACAGCGCCAAAGCGCCCTCTTATACCGTTACCGGTCTTAACACCGGCTACAAGTTCAACTACGGCAACTGGATGATGGATCTCTTTGGCCGCGTCGATAACCTGTTTGATCGCAAATACGTCGGCTCGGTGATCGTGAACGAATCCAATGGCCGTTACTACGAACCGGCTCCGGGGCGTAACTACGGCGTCGGGTTGTCCGTCGCTTATCAGTTCGAGTAA
- a CDS encoding methyl-accepting chemotaxis protein, whose protein sequence is MSFSQRLSNIKISRKLSVGFGLVLFLVAIATILSVLRFKEIRDVYVKTNLMYNINIEVFQAKINRLKYFYGDDKSGQVMANYVHHASELTASADSLSWSDNERKIISEVAGHLDNFQASIGEMQKATGSLQTVRAALDKLSTEDLSARYTTLVRTPVADPGLMTQVYEQLFAISAVRDAALVVRYSPGKESRDLLDSRFSQTEKSVQALASQLPGELQSPLQSLWDETVKYRDLSLNYLAAFQALKVAEDKVKVGGDNSSASLREIIALVKAKNDELAYTSSTIASIIGVIAILLGMLVSWWVIRQITRPVDRNLALAERIASGDLSSHIRAQSTDELGQLTGAMGRMNDTLRDMIYEVRNSVTQVSRAATEIAEGNTDLSSRTEQQAAAVVETAASMEELTATVKNNADNARNASSLAAQASQTASQGGTVMREVVNTMGDIHSSSNKIADITAVINSIAFQTNILALNAAVEAARAGEQGRGFAVVASEVRSLSQRSSQAAKDIEQLISESVSRINVGSELVAKAGETMDQVVQSVTRVNDIMGEISSASEEQSRGIEQIARAVGELDSTTQQNASLVSESSTAAGSLEEQARLLEELVATFRLDQGEAKPAPVTGGKTPIQPLTTAKTPARENAESEESWTTF, encoded by the coding sequence ATGTCATTTAGCCAGCGGTTAAGCAATATAAAAATTAGTCGAAAGCTGTCGGTCGGATTTGGTTTAGTTCTGTTTCTGGTTGCGATTGCTACCATTCTCAGCGTGTTGCGGTTTAAAGAAATCCGCGACGTCTATGTAAAAACCAACCTGATGTACAACATCAATATTGAAGTCTTTCAGGCCAAAATTAACCGCCTGAAATATTTCTATGGCGATGATAAATCAGGCCAGGTAATGGCCAACTATGTGCATCACGCCTCCGAACTGACCGCCAGCGCGGATAGCCTCTCCTGGTCGGATAACGAGCGCAAAATTATCAGCGAAGTTGCCGGGCATCTGGACAACTTCCAGGCCAGTATCGGCGAGATGCAAAAAGCGACCGGCTCTCTGCAAACGGTACGTGCCGCACTGGATAAGCTCAGCACTGAAGATCTCTCGGCCCGTTACACCACGCTTGTACGCACACCGGTGGCCGATCCAGGCCTGATGACGCAGGTTTACGAACAATTGTTCGCCATTAGCGCCGTGCGCGATGCCGCACTGGTGGTGCGTTACAGCCCGGGAAAAGAGTCGCGCGATCTGCTGGACAGCCGTTTTAGTCAGACGGAAAAAAGCGTGCAGGCGCTGGCAAGCCAGTTGCCAGGCGAACTGCAATCACCGCTGCAATCGTTATGGGATGAAACGGTGAAGTACCGCGATCTGTCACTCAATTATCTTGCTGCGTTTCAGGCCTTGAAAGTGGCAGAAGATAAGGTCAAAGTCGGCGGCGACAACAGCAGCGCGTCATTAAGAGAGATCATTGCGCTGGTGAAAGCGAAAAACGATGAACTGGCCTACACCTCAAGCACCATCGCCTCGATTATCGGCGTGATTGCCATTCTGCTTGGCATGCTGGTCTCCTGGTGGGTGATCCGCCAGATTACCCGTCCGGTGGATCGCAACCTGGCGCTGGCTGAACGCATTGCCAGCGGTGATTTAAGCTCGCATATCCGCGCACAAAGCACCGATGAACTGGGGCAGTTAACGGGCGCAATGGGGCGGATGAACGACACCCTGCGCGATATGATTTACGAGGTGCGCAACAGCGTGACGCAGGTTTCCCGCGCGGCCACCGAAATCGCCGAAGGCAATACCGATCTCTCTTCACGTACCGAACAGCAGGCCGCCGCCGTGGTGGAAACCGCCGCCAGTATGGAAGAGTTGACCGCGACGGTGAAAAACAATGCCGATAACGCGCGCAACGCCAGCAGCCTGGCGGCACAGGCCTCGCAAACCGCCAGCCAGGGCGGCACCGTGATGCGTGAAGTCGTTAATACGATGGGCGATATTCACAGTAGCTCAAATAAAATTGCCGACATCACGGCGGTGATTAACAGCATCGCGTTCCAGACCAATATTCTGGCGCTGAACGCGGCGGTAGAAGCGGCGCGTGCCGGTGAACAGGGGCGCGGGTTTGCCGTGGTCGCCAGTGAAGTGCGTAGCCTGTCGCAGCGCAGCTCGCAGGCGGCAAAAGATATTGAGCAGTTGATCAGCGAGTCTGTTTCACGCATTAACGTCGGCAGCGAACTGGTGGCTAAAGCCGGGGAAACCATGGATCAGGTGGTGCAGTCGGTCACGCGCGTAAACGATATCATGGGCGAAATTTCGTCAGCATCGGAAGAGCAGAGCCGTGGTATTGAGCAGATTGCCCGCGCGGTCGGCGAACTGGACAGTACCACGCAACAGAACGCCTCGCTGGTCAGCGAATCATCAACGGCGGCGGGTTCACTGGAAGAGCAGGCGCGCCTGCTGGAAGAACTGGTAGCGACTTTCCGCCTGGATCAGGGCGAGGCAAAACCGGCCCCGGTGACGGGCGGTAAAACACCGATCCAGCCGCTGACAACAGCGAAAACACCCGCCCGGGAAAACGCGGAAAGTGAAGAGAGCTGGACTACTTTCTAA
- a CDS encoding GntR family transcriptional regulator: MLDLEKAQRTSLTMQVEASLKSALIIGALRPGARLITKEIADQLGTSITPVREALLRLVSAGALHATPAQAFLVPEVSEERYNEINQIRKNLEGMAARAASQNMTKDAIHELRIFAANVDEAMKSGNTEQALQANRVFRFSVYGHAGMPTLTALIEQLWVRIGPCYNYLYPKSEHLMRVQHYSDLIAALEEGDAFASERAVWRAIDEGANIVHKQFFR; encoded by the coding sequence ATGCTTGATTTGGAAAAAGCGCAACGGACCAGTTTGACCATGCAAGTGGAGGCGAGTCTGAAAAGTGCGCTTATTATTGGAGCGCTTAGACCTGGCGCACGGCTAATCACGAAAGAAATCGCCGATCAATTAGGTACCAGCATTACGCCGGTACGCGAAGCGTTACTGCGGTTAGTCTCCGCAGGCGCGCTGCACGCCACACCGGCGCAGGCTTTTTTAGTTCCGGAGGTCAGCGAAGAACGTTATAACGAAATCAATCAGATACGTAAAAACCTTGAAGGCATGGCCGCCCGGGCTGCCAGCCAGAATATGACAAAAGATGCCATCCATGAGCTGCGGATCTTCGCGGCGAATGTTGATGAAGCAATGAAAAGCGGCAACACGGAACAAGCCTTACAAGCGAATCGTGTGTTTCGCTTTAGCGTTTATGGCCATGCCGGTATGCCGACGCTCACCGCCTTAATCGAGCAGTTATGGGTACGTATAGGCCCTTGTTATAATTATCTTTACCCTAAATCTGAGCATTTGATGCGCGTTCAACATTACAGCGATTTAATAGCCGCTCTTGAAGAGGGAGATGCTTTTGCCAGTGAACGGGCAGTGTGGCGCGCTATTGATGAGGGCGCAAACATCGTCCATAAGCAATTCTTTCGATAA
- a CDS encoding NADP-dependent oxidoreductase, with protein sequence MNQHSHRNRRWVLASRPHGAPVVDNFRLEEDEIASPGEGQVLLRTVYLSLDPYMRGRMSDAPSYSPPVKIGEVMCGGTVSRVVKSQHPDFAEGDWVLSSNGWQDYDISGGDGLVKLDKNIPHPSWALGVLGMPGFTAYMGLLDIGQPKEGETLVVAAATGPVGATVGQIGKIKGCRVIGVAGGSEKCRHAVDALGFDLCLDHHADDFSEQLAAACPQGIDIYYENVGGKVFDAVLPLLNTSARIPLCGLVSGYNSTELPDGPDRIPLLMATLLKKRIRLQGFIIMQDYGHRIHEFQQQMGKWIQQDLIHYREQITEGLENAPQAFIGLLEGKNFGKVVVQVGPQK encoded by the coding sequence ATGAACCAACATTCTCACCGTAACCGCCGCTGGGTGCTGGCTTCCCGGCCGCATGGCGCGCCGGTTGTTGACAATTTCCGTCTGGAAGAAGATGAGATCGCATCCCCCGGCGAAGGGCAAGTGCTGCTGCGCACGGTTTACCTTTCGCTTGACCCCTATATGCGCGGGCGCATGAGCGATGCGCCATCTTATTCGCCGCCGGTAAAAATTGGCGAAGTGATGTGCGGCGGTACGGTAAGCCGGGTGGTGAAATCGCAGCATCCCGATTTTGCCGAAGGGGATTGGGTGCTGAGCAGCAACGGCTGGCAGGATTACGACATCTCCGGCGGCGATGGGCTGGTGAAGCTCGATAAAAATATCCCGCATCCTTCCTGGGCGCTGGGTGTTCTCGGTATGCCCGGTTTTACCGCCTATATGGGTTTGCTGGATATCGGCCAGCCGAAAGAGGGCGAGACATTGGTCGTGGCCGCTGCGACCGGACCGGTCGGTGCAACGGTCGGGCAGATTGGCAAAATCAAGGGTTGCCGGGTAATAGGCGTTGCGGGTGGCAGCGAGAAGTGCCGCCATGCGGTGGACGCACTCGGTTTTGATCTCTGCCTTGATCATCATGCCGATGATTTTAGTGAGCAACTGGCGGCTGCCTGCCCGCAGGGCATCGATATTTATTATGAAAATGTCGGTGGCAAAGTATTCGATGCGGTTCTGCCGTTATTAAATACCTCGGCGCGAATTCCGCTTTGTGGACTGGTGAGTGGTTATAACTCAACCGAACTTCCTGACGGACCCGATCGTATTCCTTTATTAATGGCGACGCTTTTGAAAAAAAGAATACGCTTGCAGGGGTTTATTATCATGCAGGATTACGGTCATAGGATTCACGAATTTCAACAGCAAATGGGAAAATGGATTCAGCAAGACCTTATTCACTACCGCGAGCAGATAACCGAAGGGCTGGAAAATGCACCACAGGCATTTATTGGCTTACTTGAAGGGAAAAATTTCGGTAAAGTCGTGGTGCAAGTCGGGCCACAGAAATAA
- a CDS encoding helix-turn-helix transcriptional regulator, which translates to MNTISDNINQRISARIRVERESRGWSLSDLAERAGVSRAMIHKIERAESSPTATLLARLSGAFGISMSTLIARAEMQEGKLLRYADQPVWRDPQSHYLRRHVSPRSDLPIDLVQIDLPPGSDIPMPASSYALARQLIWLQEGELVFVEGDTRHNMHAGDCLELGPPNDCRFINESRQPCRYLVVRLNHSTP; encoded by the coding sequence ATGAATACTATCTCAGACAATATAAATCAACGGATCAGTGCACGAATTCGTGTCGAACGGGAATCCCGCGGCTGGTCGCTCAGCGATCTGGCGGAGCGCGCCGGGGTGTCGCGTGCGATGATCCACAAAATCGAGCGTGCAGAGAGCAGCCCGACGGCAACGCTGCTGGCGCGGCTTTCCGGCGCATTTGGCATCAGTATGTCGACGCTTATCGCGCGGGCAGAAATGCAGGAAGGCAAATTGCTGCGTTACGCCGATCAGCCCGTGTGGCGCGATCCGCAAAGCCACTATTTACGCCGCCACGTTTCACCGCGCAGCGACTTGCCGATTGATCTGGTGCAAATCGACTTACCGCCGGGCAGCGATATTCCCATGCCGGCTTCTTCTTACGCGCTGGCGCGCCAGTTAATCTGGCTTCAGGAAGGGGAACTGGTCTTTGTCGAAGGGGATACCCGCCACAATATGCACGCCGGGGATTGCCTTGAACTGGGGCCGCCGAACGATTGCCGCTTTATCAATGAAAGCCGCCAACCTTGCCGCTACCTGGTGGTGAGGCTCAATCATTCGACGCCCTGA
- a CDS encoding N-acetyltransferase family protein, whose product MNIRYAGKVDCAAIAAIYNHAVVNTAAIWNDQTVDVDNRIAWFEARALLGYPVIVSEENGVVTGYASFGDWRAFDGFRHTVEHSVYVHPEHQGKGLGLALMERLIDEAKRIGKHVMVAGIEAQNHGSIHLHHKLGFTITGQMPQVGTKFGRWLDLTFMQLQLDNRTDPDAIE is encoded by the coding sequence ATGAATATTCGTTACGCCGGGAAAGTGGACTGCGCGGCAATTGCCGCTATCTATAACCACGCGGTCGTGAATACGGCGGCTATCTGGAATGATCAAACGGTGGATGTTGATAACCGTATCGCGTGGTTTGAGGCGCGCGCCCTGCTCGGCTACCCGGTGATAGTGAGCGAAGAAAATGGTGTTGTCACCGGCTATGCCTCATTTGGTGACTGGCGCGCGTTTGACGGTTTTCGCCATACTGTCGAACATTCGGTTTATGTTCACCCGGAACATCAGGGTAAAGGTCTCGGCCTGGCGCTGATGGAACGCTTAATCGACGAAGCAAAGCGCATTGGTAAACATGTGATGGTGGCGGGGATTGAAGCGCAAAACCACGGCTCTATCCATCTGCACCATAAACTCGGTTTCACCATTACCGGGCAAATGCCGCAGGTCGGCACCAAATTTGGCCGCTGGCTGGATCTCACCTTTATGCAGTTGCAGCTTGATAACCGCACCGATCCGGACGCCATTGAATGA
- a CDS encoding DMT family transporter, with the protein MNQSLTLAFLIAAGIGLVVQNTLMVRITQSASTILIAMLLNSLVGIVLFVTILLIKNGTAGFHELFSTVKWWTLIPGLLGSFFVFASISGYQYVGAATTIAVLVASQLIGGLAMDVVRSNGVALRALIGPVCGAVLLVIGAWLVARRQL; encoded by the coding sequence ATGAACCAGTCACTGACCCTCGCCTTTCTTATTGCCGCCGGTATTGGCCTGGTGGTGCAAAACACATTAATGGTGCGCATCACGCAATCTGCTTCGACGATACTGATTGCCATGCTGCTTAATTCGCTGGTCGGCATTGTGCTGTTTGTGACGATTTTGCTGATAAAGAACGGCACGGCAGGTTTTCATGAATTATTCAGCACGGTGAAATGGTGGACGCTGATCCCCGGTTTGCTGGGCTCTTTTTTCGTCTTCGCCAGCATTAGTGGTTATCAATATGTCGGCGCGGCAACCACGATTGCGGTGCTGGTGGCAAGCCAGCTTATTGGTGGGCTGGCAATGGATGTGGTGAGAAGTAACGGCGTCGCGCTGCGGGCGTTGATTGGCCCGGTGTGCGGCGCGGTGTTACTGGTGATTGGTGCCTGGCTGGTCGCCAGACGGCAGTTATGA